A genomic window from Fusarium oxysporum Fo47 chromosome VIII, complete sequence includes:
- a CDS encoding P-loop containing nucleoside triphosphate hydrolase protein, whose product MDPASILPIVLVGLTGTYVLAVVASLVAGSNELARATKRWTYSRFIVCAPLTVAALFAASLIGGATQAHLTYTQRLVGVKIQSTLTAYLCDEGLSAAYGHNADAPDPAVLIDIDLPKLYDFVENIHLTWMVPLQGCISLGALVYILGWKSLLLGSLSLVVLLPLLLLVMGRISVRLTRVMNAKDARVALVTQVIKQVRQIKLAALQSSFRGRIAETREEELKRTQHVAISNAAMVGIVYLLPAALIFVCFESYYVANGRLTSDIVFPALAFFSNINRATAMLPRLIMTYQAAAISFKRLRTVLSFSVSNKLEPVTRASEVFSHPRVALLQCSLGAPNGSLFSQPILENCNIDLESGTLAVISGSIGSGKTTLLLSLVGYAAPLSGNVHVQGRVAYASQKPFLINGTIRENILFGLPFDGPFYQKVLDAVALGPDIRRLPNGDSTVLGGSAVTISGGQMSRVAVARAIYSRREVVVLDDPLAAIDGQVRQHIIDQVLGPKGILKDSIRVVTTSTDALITAADVLFIISQGTITEKRRSLADEQQTDIAESILVLATSPVGEVQALQQLPSTGIEGYGSLKIGTISQVTSTDLDSGSENTPLLKKAQGEAAGDSLSRKSVSFSTYLRFLRLCTLGGWLVVLLVAASSKLLDVVGIYFLKLALEESEDVGHTNKLIYYGLCGVSGALLSAVFVVVGYFLCLIPSSRRIHDDLTGGILESKFTFFDHIPFGQILSRFTNDINKIDSQVGTGLISIVAFGVTASSSILVILSTSFLSILYLLPVGIVYFMIQSHYLHACRQLRRIENDARGPILNVASEIQTGAAVILSYSCSNVFKERARTSIDNHTRAIIQLFSACLLLIIGAPPSTLGLVMNFVIQITVQFNTFVQTRSNLEADITSVERVWAYADQVPEEPNTGEIQPVSSWPLSPSVTFDSFTACYTPGGPACLTDINLTIEPGQHIAVVGRTGAGKSSFTMALLRALDQRAIQYGQIRIDGWDISQVNLTTLRRSIALVPQEPAAFTGTLRYNLDPEGRLSDTELLHVADVCHIRRLFNMDDAIDILDHPIFSGSGSLSQGQIQIIALARAILARTKIVVLDEAAAAMDPKTRNVVHDLIKHQFKGCTVIAITHHLDSVMEYDKILVLDNGRIADYDKPSILLHNKDSIFTQLMQQPELRRQ is encoded by the exons ATGGATCCTGCATCAATTCTCCC CATAGTTCTCGTCGGTCTGACAGGCACCTACGTCCTAGCCGTCGTCGCTAGCCTAGTGGCAGGCTCAAACGAGCTCGCCCGTGCTACCAAGAGATGGACCTACTCAAGATTCATTGTTTGC GCTCCCCTTACGGTCGCCGCCTTGTTTGCCGCCAGCCTGATTGGTGGAGCAACGCAAGCTCACCTGACATACACCCAACGCCTGGTAGGCGTAAAGATTCAAAGTACATTGACTGCATATCTTTGTGATGAGGGGCTCTCAGCTGCTTACGGCCACAATGCCGACGCTCCAGACCCTGCAGTTCTAATAGATATCGACCTACCAAAGCTGTATGACTTTGTCGAGAACATCCACTTGACCTGGATGGTGCCTCTTCAGGGATGTATCAGTCTTGGAGCACTTGTCTATATCCTCGGTTGGAAgagcctcctccttggctCCTTGTCCCTG GTTGTGCTACTGCCGTTGTTGCTTCTTGTAATGGGTCGGATATCTGTTCGTCTGACTCGGGTCATGAATGCTAAAGATGCCCGTGTCGCTCTTGTGACGCAGGTTATCAAACAAGTCAGACAGATCAAGTTGGCAGCTTTGCAGTCATCCTTCCGAGGCAGAATTGCAGAAACTCGTGAAGAAGAACTGAAGCGCACGCAGCATGTCGCTATCTCGAATGCTGCCATGGTTGGCATCGTATATCTCTTGCCAGCGGCTTTGATCTTTGTCTGCTTTGAGTCCTACTACGTTGCCAATGGACGATTAACTAGTGACATCGTCTTCCCGGCATTGGCGTTTTTCAGCAATATCAACAGAGCAACAGCAATGCTGCCGCGCTTGATAATGACATACCAAGCTGCAGCAATCTCGTTCAAGCGGCTCCGGACTGTTCTGTCTTTTTCTGTGTCAAATAAGCTTGAACCTGTCACCCGTGCTTCAGAAGTATTTTCTCATCCCCGGGTGGCGTTGCTCCAGTGCAGCCTCGGAGCTCCTAACGGTTCTCTATTCTCGCAGCCAATTCTTGAGAATTGCAACATCGATCTCGAATCGGGAACATTGGCAGTTATCTCTGGCTCGATAGGCTCGGGCAAGACGACACTTCTGCTATCTTTGGTAGGATATGCTGCACCATTATCTGGTAATGTGCACGTCCAAGGACGGGTTGCGTATGCGTCGCAGAAACCTTTCCTTATAAACGGAACTATTCGGGAAAATATCCTGTTTGGGCTTCCCTTTGATGGCCCCTTCTATCAGAAAGTTCTTGACGCTGTTGCCCTCGGACCAGATATTCGTCGGCTTCCCAACGGTGATTCCACCGTCCTGGGCGGTAGTGCTGTTACCATCTCTGGAGGCCAGATGAGTAGAGTGGCTGTTGCAAGAGCTATCTACTCGAGACGGGAGGTTGTCGTGCTCGATGATCCCCTGGCAGCTATTGACGGCCAGGTTCGACAGCATATCATTGACCAAGTTCTCGGGCCAAAAGGCATTCTGAAAGATTCAATTCGAGTGGTGACGACGTCAACAGACGCACTAATAACTGCTGCTGACGTTTTGTTCATCATCTCTCAAGGCACTATCACTGAGAAACGGCGATCACTTGCTGATGAGCAACAAACGGACATCGCTGAGTCCATCTTAGTCCTTGCTACATCCCCTGTGGGTGAAGTTCAAGCTCTACAACAGCTACCTTCCACGGGAATTGAAGGCTATGGATCTTTGAAGATCGGAACTATAAGTCAAGTAACATCTACCGACTTAGACAGTGGCTCCGAGAACACCCCCTTGCTCAAAAAGGCCCAGGGTGAAGCAGCCGGTGACAGTCTCTCTAGAAAAAGCGTCAGCTTCAGCACATATCTGAGATTCCTTCGTTTGTGTACGCTTGGAGGATGGCTTGTTGTCCTCCTGGTAGCTGCGTCTTCCAAGCTACTTGATGTCGTCGGCATTTACTTCCTGAAACTTGCTTTAGAAGAATCCGAAGACGTTGGCCATACAAACAAGCTTATATACTACGGTTTATGTGGTGTTTCAGGCGCTCTTCTCTCTGCTGTCTTTGTTGTAGTAGGATACTTCCTGTGTCTCATCCCTTCGTCGCGAAGAATTCACGATGATCTTACCGGCGGAATCTTGGAAAGCAAATTCACCTTCTTTGACCATATACCATTTGGACAAATCCTTAGCCGGTTTACTAACGATATTAACAAAATTGACAGTCAGGTTGGCACTGGCCTCATTAGTATTGTCGCATTTGGCGTAACGGCTTCGTCATCTATCTTGGTTATTCTTTCAACTTCTTTCCTCAGTATTCTGTACCTGCTCCCTGTCGGTATAGTCTACTTTATGATTCAATCGCACTACCTACACGCATGCAGACAGCTCCGAAGGATTGAGAATGACGCTCGTGGCCCAATCCTTAACGTTGCTAGCGAAATTCAAACCGGTGCGGCTGTCATTCTTTCCTACAGCTGCTCTAATGTCTTCAAAGAGCGTGCCAGGACATCGATTGACAATCATACTCGAGC TATTATCCAACTCTTTTCCGCCTGTCTGCTTCTGATCATTGGCGCTCCTCCCAGCACACTTGGACTTGTAATGAACTTTGTTATTCAGATCACAGTCCAGTTCAATACATTTGTCCAGACCAGGTCCAACCTCGAGGCAGACATCACCTCGGTGGAACGGGTATGGGCTTATGCCGACCAAGTTCCCGAAGAGCCCAACACAGGCGAGATACAGCCAGTTTCGTCTTGGCCACTGAGCCCGTCTGTTACTTTCGACTCATTCACCGCATGCTACACGCCCGGAGGACCTGCGTGCCTGACCGATATCAACCTCACTATTGAACCTGGACAGCATATTGCTGTCGTTGGTCGCACAGGAGCAGGCAAGTCATCTTTCACCATGGCTCTTCTCCGAGCTCTGGATCAGCGTGCTATACAGTACGGACAAATTCGCATCGACGGCTGGGACATATCGCAAGTGAATTTGACAACGCTGCGCAGATCAATCGCACTAGTACCTCAAGAACCCGCAGCGTTCACTGGCACCTTACGCTACAACCTTGATCCAGAAGGAAGACTGAGCGACACGGAGCTCCTCCACGTGGCAGATGTTTGTCACATACGACGACTCTTCAACATGGACGATGCCATCGATATCTTGGACCACCCTATTTTTAGTGGAAG TGGATCATTATCTCAAGGTCAGATTCAAATTATCGCTTTAGCGCGTGCCATTCTAGCTCGGACCAAGATTGTAGTTCTAGACGAAG CTGCCGCGGCTATGGACCCCAAGACTAGGAATGTGGTGCACGACTTGATCAAGCATCAATTCAAAGGCTGCACCGTGATAGCCATCACCCACCATCTCGACTCAGTA ATGGAGTATGATAAGATCCTAGTTCTGGACAATGGCCGCATTGCCGATTACGACAAGCCATCCATCTTACTCCATAACAAGGACTCAATCTTTACCCAACTCATGCAGCAGCCTGAACTACGGCGCCAGTAG
- a CDS encoding Alpha/Beta hydrolase protein, protein MVPRYFLSTLAWLKMLGVAAGNRLLPPADSFEGQGDLPSFSLKLGNDTASVCNSTTPGTAGFIKSDDGTDSEMFFWLYESKNDPSTDPVILWMSGGPGASSTAYGGLMELGPCRIAHEGGYTVDNPFGWNTNASVIFVDQPVSVGFSRGNAIPDGLVDASHLMHRFLRQFFTAFPQLSHQDFYISGESYGGSWVPALGAIIAKSQAEGDKSGYSVNQQSKPSQNQLSEPAGAVKINLKGVMVGNGLIRRSVQNGGGFETACSGPDSLFNSSTCRKWAPRAMWCEQNLGVCETEGWTSDVCRKTEKLCSEMGQYVTGTLRRNPNDFRLPCENELECYAEMPLIDEYFNRTDVKTALGVEPNAPFRGVSLEVFNRWQENGDLWKSSDSYVNYLLNANYRVLIYVGDKDWYCNAAAGMRRLVDQGLVWHGHPFFRFRELIPWYTGLKPAGRWKAYGPLTYAEIVDAGHLAPFDKPEETLTLINSWIQGSLPSH, encoded by the exons ATGGTTCCACGATATTTCCTCAGCACTCTTGCGTGGCTCAAGATGTTGGGCGTTGCTGCGGGCAATCGGCTACTCCCTCCTGCAGACAGTTTCGAAGGCCAAGGCGATCTCCCTTCGTTCTCGCTAAAGCTGGGAAACGACACAGCTTCGGTATGCAACAGCACTACGCCTGGGACTGCAGGCTTCATCAAGTCGGATGATGGCACCGATAGTGAGATGTTCTTTTGGCTCTATGAAAGCAAGAACGATCCATCGACAGACCCTGTCATTCTTTGGATGAGCGG CGGCCCTGGCGCCTCGTCCACCGCATATGGAGGTTTAATGGAACTCGGCCCCTGTCGCATCGCTCACGAAGGTGGTTATACGGTCGATAATCCTTTTGGGTGGAATACTAATGCCTCGGTTATTTTCGTTGA CCAACCCGTGTCGGTCGGATTCTCTCGCGGAAACGCCATACCAGATGGCTTAGTCGATGCCTCCCACCTCATGCATAGGTTCCTGCGTCAATTCTTCACCGCGTTCCCCCAGCTGTCTCACCAAGACTTCTATATCTCCGGTGAGTCGTACGGAGGCTCGTGGGTCCCCGCCCTTGgtgccatcatcgccaaaaGCCAGGCCGAGGGCGACAAGTCTGGTTATTCCGTCAATCAGCAATCGAAGCCTTCACAAAACCAGCTGAGCGAACCTGCTGGAGCTGTGAAGATTAACCTCAAGGGTGTCATGGTTGGAAATGGCCTGATAAGAAGGTCTGTCCAGAACGGCGGCGGTTTTGAGACTGCTTGCTCTGGCCCTGACAGCctcttcaactcatccaCTTGCCGGAAATGGGCACCTCGAGCTATGTGGTGCGAACAGAATCTCGGCGTCTGCGAGACTGAGGGATGGACCTCGGACGTGTGCCGGAAAACCGAGAAGCTCTGTAGCGAGATGGGTCAGTATGTTACAGGGACCCTACGGCGTAACCCCAACGATTTCCGCCTCCCTTGCGAAAATGAGTTGGAATGCTACGCAGAGATGCCACTCATAGATGAGTATTTCAACAGAACAGATGTCAAGACAGCGTTGGGCGTCGAACCGAATGCGCCTTTTAGGGGTGTTTCCCTTGAAGTGTTCAATCGGTGGCAGGAGAATGGTGATCTGTGGAAATCGAGCGACAGCTACGTCAACTATCTCTTGAACGCG AACTACCGTGTTCTTATCTACGTAGGTGATAAGGATTGGTACTGCAATGCCGCCGCCGGCATGCGACGGTTGGTCGATCAGGGGCTTGTTTGGCACGGTCACCCTTTCTTCCGATTTCGAGAGCTCATCCCATGGTACACAGGGCTCAAACCTGCCGGCCGTTGGAAGGCGTATGGGCCCTTAACCTATGCCGAAATTGTCGACGCCGGCCACTTGGCGCCATTCGACAAACCTGAGGAGACGCTGACGTTGATAAATTCTTGGATTCAAGGATCGCTCCCTTCTCACTGA
- a CDS encoding uncharacterized protein (expressed protein), producing MLINSSILFLAFGASVLAKHHYGTPKDLSRVINITLTPVVTHDKISGIAGEYILHYHTKKNHTLVDIPISLAGKPTAAYNTETLTAKDKKGKLKLLASEGEDADGQPTRYFRPIRDTEGPVTVRFTAKPNNKTYPHIGPLFDLRENGLENVGGIVGSSWALLPGVSNLTQQYDWSYRWDLRHAPKGTNTAWTWGEGAGPFYLTAPRADVLYTYFSVGKLSQYPPTGTRPVDPKHKFGMYWLDEPVFNATELAGFINSFFNYSTTFWQDQSSLPYRVFIRHNARGELGSGGTALNQSFSFGWNAHNETNQEYLRLLISHEMTHNWAIMPGAGALNSRWAEGMAEFYSLRLLWRAHLLNTTTYAKEMNYRVNRYYINPYVNYTDEAAYDLAWKDAAAQHIPYGRGLIELANIDAEVRNKSKNAMGLDFLTLKMRKLCVTGSADCTPATWLKYTADYLGPSAVTEYNRTTSGKPVIQPLPGSLGPCFDVVQTESNPQVWQWRAKKEVDIESEKCII from the coding sequence ATGCTCATCAATTCCTCTATCCTCTTTCTGGCTTTTGGTGCTAGTGTGCTAGCCAAGCATCACTATGGCACTCCCAAAGACCTTTCACGGgtcatcaacatcacatTGACACCCGTGGTGACCCACGATAAGATTAGTGGCATAGCAGGAGAGTACATCCTCCACTATCacaccaagaagaaccaCACGTTGGTCGACATTCCCATCAGCCTCGCTGGCAAACCCACTGCAGCTTATAACACCGAAACCTTGACTGCCAAAGACAAAAAGGGAAAGCTCAAGCTACTCGCTTCAGAAGGCGAGGACGCAGACGGACAGCCTACCCGCTACTTCAGACCTATCCGGGATACTGAGGGTCCAGTCACGGTCCGCTTCACGGCTAAGCCAAACAACAAAACCTACCCTCACATAGGCCCTCTCTTTGACCTGCGGGAGAACGGCCTAGAAAACGTCGGAGGCATCGTGGGCTCATCCTGGGCCTTGTTACCTGGCGTTTCCAACCTTACTCAACAGTATGACTGGTCTTACCGCTGGGATCTGAGGCATGCTCCAAAGGGAACTAATACAGCCTGGACTTGGGGAGAGGGTGCTGGGCCATTCTATCTCACCGCTCCTAGGGCAGATGTTCTCTACACTTACTTCTCCGTTGGTAAACTGAGCCAATATCCTCCCACAGGCACCAGGCCTGTTGACCCTAAGCACAAGTTCGGCATGTATTGGTTAGACGAGCCAGTCTTCAACGCTACCGAGCTTGCTGGGTTCATAAACTCATTCTTCAATTATTCCACTACCTTCTGGCAGGATCAGAGCTCCCTGCCTTATCGTGTCTTTATACGCCACAATGCCCGCGGAGAACTAGGATCTGGAGGTACAGCACTCAATCAATCCTTCTCTTTTGGCTGGAATGCGCATAATGAAACAAACCAAGAATACTTGCGTCTTCTCATATCACACGAAATGACTCACAATTGGGCTATCATGCCTGGTGCCGGCGCTCTCAACTCCCGATGGGCAGAGGGCATGGCTGAATTTTACTCGTTAAGGTTACTCTGGCGTGCCCATCTTTTGAACACAACTACCTACGCCAAAGAGATGAACTACCGCGTCAACAGGTATTACATCAATCCTTACGTCAACTACACCGACGAGGCAGCCTATGATCTAGCATGGAAGGACGCAGCCGCACAACACATCCCATACGGAAGGGGTTTGATCGAACTTGCGAATATTGATGCAGAGGTTCGAAACAAATCGAAAAATGCGATGGGGCTCGATTTCCTGACCCTCAAGATGCGGAAGCTGTGCGTCACTGGTAGCGCCGACTGTACCCCCGCTACATGGCTGAAATACACGGCGGATTATCTCGGCCCTTCAGCAGTCACTGAGTACAACAGGACCACCTCAGGCAAGCCTGTAATCCAACCACTCCCGGGTAGCTTGGGTCCTTGCTTCGATGTAGTTCAGACAGAAAGCAACCCTCAAGTGTGGCAGTGGAGGGCAAAGAAGGAGGTTGACATTGAGAGCGAGAAGTGTATCATTTGA